One window of the Chryseobacterium sp. CY350 genome contains the following:
- a CDS encoding ATP-binding protein, with protein sequence MITEENLSDKNFSPDLIIQALVTSPAPTSIYSGENMVIRFANEGMLALWGRDSSVIGKPLMEAIPELEGQPFLELLREVWRTGKTYSVHEAPAKLIKNGVETLDYFDYEYKALSDHNNKTWCILNTALEVTSRRDFLQQIKQKEEIEKALNEEMAATLEELTATNEELNNSLQQLAESREYIRTIIEQAPVGIAMLKGPEHIIEIANPAILTIWGRKESEIIGYPHETARPEMLNQPVNTWLKEVYRSGKPKINTEFTVNLYHNGALREAIVNSIYQPIFNDRGDITGVLMIIEEITEQVLARRKNENDQQMLALAIDAGQLATFYYQPATNLFSGNNLLKSWFGLSSDEHLDLSIALAAILPEDRDRVATAITDALDRDSDGHYSIEYRIQNKKDKQIRLLQANGRAFYDQDGNPMSLNGTLRDITIQKKEEERKDDFMGMVSHELKTPLTSLKAYIQILQRIGLKEENTQQQNILEKCLKQTDYMNSMINGFLNVSRLDTGQMHIEKKAFDFQALFSEIEDEVISTNHSRDFVFKYSGQTMILADREKIAQVLHNLIGNAVKYSPSGTLITVEYHIYKHTNLIITIQDQGIGIPTEDLDRIFDRYYRVKDIKSRSIAGFGIGLYLSKEIIELHDGIIQVESSKNEGTVFSVVIPVMT encoded by the coding sequence ATGATTACCGAAGAAAATTTGTCCGATAAAAATTTCAGCCCTGATTTAATCATCCAGGCACTAGTTACATCTCCTGCACCGACATCCATCTATTCGGGAGAAAATATGGTCATACGTTTTGCAAATGAGGGCATGCTGGCTCTATGGGGCAGAGACTCATCAGTCATAGGCAAACCTTTGATGGAAGCAATTCCGGAACTTGAAGGACAACCCTTTTTAGAGTTGTTGCGGGAGGTTTGGCGCACGGGTAAAACCTATTCCGTTCATGAGGCTCCCGCAAAACTGATCAAGAACGGCGTGGAAACACTTGATTATTTTGATTACGAGTATAAGGCACTGTCCGATCACAACAATAAAACGTGGTGCATTCTAAATACTGCGCTGGAGGTAACTTCGCGCCGGGATTTTTTACAACAGATAAAACAAAAGGAGGAAATTGAAAAAGCACTTAACGAGGAAATGGCCGCCACCCTTGAAGAGCTTACAGCTACGAACGAAGAACTCAACAACTCGCTGCAGCAGCTGGCAGAAAGCAGAGAATACATCAGGACAATCATTGAACAAGCCCCTGTCGGAATTGCCATGTTGAAAGGTCCTGAACATATTATTGAGATCGCAAATCCAGCAATTCTTACCATCTGGGGGCGTAAAGAATCGGAAATCATTGGCTATCCGCATGAGACAGCAAGACCGGAAATGCTCAACCAACCTGTCAATACCTGGCTAAAAGAAGTATACCGAAGCGGAAAGCCCAAGATCAATACTGAATTTACGGTCAATTTATACCATAATGGGGCTTTGAGGGAAGCCATCGTTAATTCCATTTACCAACCGATCTTTAATGATCGCGGTGATATTACAGGTGTTCTTATGATTATCGAAGAAATTACTGAGCAGGTTTTGGCGCGCCGGAAGAATGAAAATGATCAGCAGATGCTGGCTCTTGCCATAGATGCCGGTCAACTTGCCACCTTCTATTACCAGCCTGCTACAAACCTATTTTCAGGTAATAATCTGCTGAAATCATGGTTCGGCTTGTCTTCGGATGAACATTTAGACCTTTCCATTGCGTTGGCGGCGATCTTGCCGGAAGACCGTGACCGTGTTGCTACAGCAATCACAGATGCGCTTGACAGAGACTCTGACGGCCATTATTCTATAGAATACAGAATCCAAAATAAAAAAGACAAACAGATCAGGCTGCTTCAGGCAAACGGACGAGCTTTCTATGATCAGGACGGCAATCCGATGAGTCTTAATGGTACTCTTAGGGATATTACGATACAAAAAAAAGAGGAAGAACGAAAAGATGATTTTATGGGCATGGTCAGCCATGAACTCAAAACCCCATTGACATCACTAAAGGCATATATCCAGATTTTACAACGAATAGGACTAAAAGAAGAAAACACCCAGCAGCAAAATATACTCGAAAAATGTTTGAAGCAGACTGATTATATGAACAGTATGATCAATGGTTTTCTTAATGTATCCAGACTCGATACCGGACAAATGCATATAGAGAAGAAAGCTTTTGATTTTCAGGCATTGTTCTCGGAGATCGAGGACGAAGTAATTTCAACTAACCATTCCCGTGATTTTGTTTTTAAATATTCCGGGCAGACGATGATTCTTGCAGATCGGGAAAAAATAGCGCAGGTGCTCCACAATCTTATTGGAAATGCGGTCAAGTATTCTCCGTCGGGCACTTTGATTACTGTAGAGTATCACATATATAAGCATACCAATTTGATCATTACCATTCAAGACCAGGGAATAGGAATACCCACAGAAGATCTAGACCGAATATTCGACCGTTATTACCGCGTAAAAGATATAAAAAGCAGATCCATAGCAGGATTTGGTATAGGCCTTTACCTTTCTAAAGAGATTATTGAACTGCACGACGGTATTATTCAAGTGGAAAGTTCAAAAAATGAAGGAACCGTATTCTCAGTGGTCATTCCAGTTATGACATAA
- a CDS encoding helix-turn-helix domain-containing protein — translation MGKTINQFGFFSYDVSEALFLSAKEKEITANLFVTVANELENNIDVFSQDVRVSQLVLLLNYSNLFYNSQCITGKAVNHDIITSLDKLLTNYFKEENSLKNGMPSVIFYTELNLSQRYVSDMLSSLTGLNTQQYIHRKAEEKLSTTNLFFSEIAYGLVFEHSQSFSKLFKSKTNVSPLEFRKTFN, via the coding sequence TTGGGAAAAACAATCAATCAATTTGGATTTTTCTCTTATGATGTTTCAGAAGCCTTGTTTTTATCAGCAAAGGAAAAAGAAATTACAGCCAATTTATTTGTTACTGTAGCAAATGAATTAGAAAACAATATTGACGTTTTCAGCCAGGATGTTAGGGTGTCGCAATTAGTGCTGTTGTTGAATTACAGCAATCTTTTTTACAATAGTCAATGTATTACAGGGAAAGCGGTCAATCACGACATTATCACTTCTTTGGACAAACTTTTAACCAACTATTTTAAAGAAGAAAATAGTTTGAAAAATGGTATGCCATCGGTAATATTCTATACGGAATTAAATCTATCCCAACGCTATGTAAGTGACATGTTGAGTTCACTGACAGGCTTAAACACACAGCAATACATTCATAGAAAAGCTGAAGAAAAATTATCAACGACGAATCTATTCTTTTCGGAAATTGCATATGGATTGGTCTTTGAACATTCACAATCTTTTAGCAAACTTTTCAAGTCAAAGACAAACGTATCGCCTCTGGAGTTCAGAAAGACATTTAATTGA
- a CDS encoding sensor histidine kinase codes for MQNKSQQIISLIELNEELENYFSNTIIPQLFVDANLVLRKFTPPAMKHFKLKDEFIGRPLEEVEENFRYHSIIDNIQVVIATGKILEKEIQTTDLRWYQMNILPYIVRKESKTNGVIITFIDITSRIRDLKEQESMIAEHELLLDTVAHDLKNPIHGIGMVTELLRRLQEKKNMEKLPVLLHNIENSLESMKKVIGDLMDFRWKEPNKVAAAELIDLESILEDVRLTLAPQIQESQAVITVNLECSEVTFVRRKLRSIVYNLVSNAIKYTRADHHPEITITSVREEDYVVFSVADKGIGMNENECTLIFEKFQRVKSTFEGSGVGLYLVKAMVNAAGGKIELESKPGKGSVFKVFIKMEPSLI; via the coding sequence ATGCAGAATAAAAGTCAACAAATAATCTCGTTAATTGAACTCAATGAAGAGCTGGAAAACTATTTTAGCAATACGATCATCCCTCAGCTTTTCGTAGATGCCAATCTGGTACTACGAAAATTCACCCCTCCTGCGATGAAGCATTTTAAACTGAAAGATGAGTTTATCGGAAGGCCACTGGAAGAAGTAGAAGAAAATTTTCGTTACCACTCTATCATTGATAATATCCAAGTAGTGATTGCTACAGGAAAAATTTTGGAAAAAGAGATACAGACAACGGATCTTCGCTGGTATCAGATGAACATTCTACCTTATATTGTTCGTAAAGAAAGTAAAACGAATGGGGTCATTATCACTTTTATTGATATCACTTCCCGTATACGTGATCTGAAAGAGCAGGAAAGTATGATTGCTGAACACGAGCTCTTACTCGATACCGTTGCCCATGACTTAAAAAATCCGATTCATGGAATTGGAATGGTTACCGAGCTGCTGAGAAGATTGCAGGAAAAGAAAAACATGGAAAAGCTTCCGGTTTTACTCCATAATATAGAGAACAGTTTGGAGTCTATGAAGAAAGTTATTGGTGATTTGATGGATTTCCGTTGGAAGGAACCTAACAAGGTGGCAGCTGCGGAATTGATTGACCTGGAGAGTATACTGGAAGATGTAAGGTTGACCCTTGCCCCGCAGATTCAGGAATCACAAGCTGTGATTACCGTGAATCTCGAATGCTCAGAAGTCACATTTGTCAGACGAAAGCTGCGCAGCATTGTTTATAATCTTGTGAGTAATGCGATCAAATATACACGTGCAGACCATCATCCGGAAATTACGATCACAAGTGTCAGAGAAGAAGATTATGTTGTATTCAGTGTTGCTGATAAGGGGATTGGCATGAATGAAAATGAGTGCACGCTTATTTTTGAGAAGTTTCAAAGGGTAAAAAGTACGTTCGAAGGTTCTGGCGTCGGTTTATATTTGGTAAAAGCTATGGTAAATGCTGCAGGTGGCAAAATTGAATTGGAAAGCAAACCCGGGAAAGGCTCTGTTTTTAAAGTATTCATAAAGATGGAACCATCTCTGATTTAG
- a CDS encoding 3-oxoacyl-ACP synthase III family protein, whose product MTSKIIGVGSYLPSEIIPNSFFQNHHFLDENGKELMQNNAVIAEKLTEITGIHERRYASENLVASDLGFFAAREAIKDAQIDPESIDYIIFAQNFGDICYGKIQSDAVPSLAARVKHQLRIKNNYCVAYDVLFGCPGWIEGVIQGHAFIRAGIAKTCLIIGAETLSRVVDAHDRDSMIFADGAGAVIIQASRGEAGIQSHTSASFTLNEKNYLDFRNSYNREDRSATKFMKMNGRKIYEFALSKVPQAMKKCLDDSGFAIHNLNKILIHQANEKMDEEIIKRFYKLYDIPVPDDIMPMIISKTGNSSVATIPTLLSMILNNELPNHQLRENDIVLFASVGAGMNINAFVYKF is encoded by the coding sequence ATGACAAGTAAAATTATTGGTGTGGGAAGCTATCTACCCTCTGAAATCATACCCAATTCATTTTTTCAGAATCATCATTTCCTCGATGAAAATGGCAAAGAGCTCATGCAGAATAATGCTGTTATTGCAGAAAAACTTACAGAAATAACTGGAATACACGAACGGAGATATGCCTCCGAAAATTTGGTTGCTTCAGATTTAGGATTTTTTGCAGCTCGGGAGGCGATAAAAGATGCTCAGATCGATCCTGAATCAATCGACTATATCATATTTGCTCAGAATTTCGGCGATATTTGCTACGGCAAAATACAGTCCGACGCAGTTCCTAGTTTGGCAGCACGAGTTAAACATCAACTTAGGATTAAAAATAATTACTGTGTTGCCTACGATGTTTTGTTCGGATGCCCTGGATGGATAGAGGGTGTTATTCAAGGTCATGCATTTATTAGAGCTGGTATAGCCAAAACCTGTCTTATTATCGGCGCAGAAACGTTATCAAGGGTTGTTGATGCTCATGACAGAGACAGCATGATCTTTGCAGATGGTGCAGGAGCTGTTATCATTCAGGCTTCCCGCGGCGAGGCGGGCATTCAATCTCATACCTCGGCGTCTTTTACTCTTAATGAAAAAAACTATCTTGATTTTAGAAATTCTTATAATCGAGAAGATCGGTCGGCTACAAAATTCATGAAGATGAATGGACGAAAAATCTACGAGTTTGCTCTTTCAAAAGTACCACAGGCTATGAAAAAATGCCTTGACGACAGTGGCTTTGCAATTCACAACCTAAATAAGATATTAATCCATCAGGCTAATGAGAAGATGGATGAGGAAATTATCAAGCGTTTTTACAAATTATATGATATACCCGTACCGGATGATATCATGCCAATGATCATAAGTAAGACTGGAAATAGCAGTGTAGCAACCATTCCTACTCTGCTCTCAATGATTTTAAATAACGAATTACCCAATCATCAATTAAGAGAAAATGATATTGTGTTATTTGCATCAGTAGGAGCAGGAATGAATATTAATGCTTTTGTTTATAAATTTTAG
- a CDS encoding PA2169 family four-helix-bundle protein: MDNSKTVSTLNDLLNITNDRIKGFSKVEDKVWETYSSLKNDYDQMVRESQTMKSDLIALISEKGGEVDDTSTTAGALHRTWIDVKNAFSGDHAESTLENVVFGESAAIDAYEEALEDGNLCPLSTSVVAHQLEQLKSSYAKFETLNTNVD; the protein is encoded by the coding sequence ATGGACAACAGCAAAACAGTTTCAACTTTAAACGATTTGTTGAATATTACAAACGACCGAATCAAGGGATTTAGTAAGGTAGAAGACAAAGTATGGGAAACGTATTCATCTTTGAAAAATGATTATGATCAGATGGTGAGAGAATCACAGACCATGAAATCCGATTTGATAGCATTAATCAGTGAAAAGGGAGGTGAAGTGGATGATACATCTACAACGGCAGGTGCATTGCATAGAACATGGATCGATGTTAAAAATGCATTCAGTGGAGACCATGCGGAATCTACATTAGAAAATGTAGTATTTGGTGAAAGCGCTGCGATCGATGCATATGAAGAAGCATTGGAAGATGGTAATTTATGCCCTCTGAGCACGAGCGTAGTTGCCCATCAGTTGGAACAATTAAAATCTTCTTATGCGAAATTTGAAACACTTAACACGAATGTAGATTAA
- a CDS encoding YihY/virulence factor BrkB family protein, producing MIKLKNFWNILKDTYKDWSARDLGTEAASLAYSAIFSIPGLLIIVIWITGIFFGAEAVQGEITKLIGSMMGKDVGKSLEDMVIGGMIDKKNVIMKIVGIVTLVFGATSLFFQFQKTLNKLWDVVAAPKKAWEKYLLDRANSLGMIIVIAFLLLITLLLSSFIGLTNDWVIRRFGFETLVFVNIINLSVGFLVTLVLFSAMFKILPDIQIQWKSVWVGAAVTAVLFTLGKYILTFYFDKFNPSSSFGAAGTIILLLLWINYTCQIIFFGAEFTKVYTKTMGYQLKPAKHAKWSPQIIPAEDAKEIVPGAEPAGSKAGKTIN from the coding sequence ATGATAAAACTAAAAAACTTTTGGAACATTTTAAAGGATACTTATAAAGATTGGAGCGCACGCGATCTAGGTACAGAAGCAGCGAGTTTAGCGTACAGTGCAATTTTTTCAATACCTGGACTTCTGATTATTGTTATTTGGATTACAGGAATATTCTTTGGTGCAGAAGCTGTACAAGGCGAAATAACTAAACTAATCGGCAGCATGATGGGCAAGGATGTCGGAAAAAGTCTTGAGGATATGGTTATAGGTGGAATGATTGACAAAAAAAATGTAATCATGAAGATTGTCGGGATTGTAACGCTTGTTTTTGGTGCAACCTCGTTGTTTTTTCAATTTCAAAAAACTTTGAATAAACTTTGGGATGTAGTAGCCGCCCCTAAGAAGGCATGGGAAAAATATTTGCTGGACCGTGCCAATTCGTTAGGAATGATCATTGTCATAGCTTTTCTTTTACTAATTACTCTGCTGTTAAGTTCTTTTATCGGTCTGACAAATGATTGGGTTATCCGAAGGTTTGGTTTTGAGACTCTTGTTTTTGTAAATATTATTAACCTATCAGTAGGCTTCTTAGTGACTTTAGTTCTTTTTTCAGCTATGTTTAAAATTTTGCCTGATATTCAGATCCAATGGAAGTCTGTTTGGGTAGGAGCGGCAGTAACAGCTGTGCTTTTTACGCTTGGAAAATATATTTTGACTTTCTATTTTGATAAGTTCAATCCTAGTTCATCGTTTGGCGCCGCAGGAACCATTATTTTACTGCTCCTCTGGATCAACTATACCTGCCAGATTATTTTCTTCGGGGCGGAATTTACAAAAGTCTATACTAAAACAATGGGTTATCAACTTAAACCCGCAAAACATGCTAAATGGAGTCCGCAAATCATTCCGGCAGAAGACGCTAAGGAAATAGTACCTGGTGCGGAGCCTGCTGGAAGTAAAGCTGGCAAAACTATTAATTAG
- a CDS encoding PAS domain-containing sensor histidine kinase → MNNQKAIMIEKENEKLRERLEELSDFIENGSVPLHRVNGDGIIIWANQAELDLLGYSKDEYVGLPISQFHNDADVIHEILHRLTHNEILNDFPAKLKCKNGGIKYVTISSNALFKDGTFVHSRCFTKDVTPLIKEEERKNKLLLLLEESEERLRLAIQATQLGTWDWDFEEGKILFSDQSMKIMNLTLDRFNNESILNLIHIDDLANVNQTFRNLMESKSDSHFDFECRILKSDQSIAWLKVQGSTYFTHAKSLRRIIGTMVDITEFKKTETKNAELVAIINSSNDAIVGKTLNGVITSWNYAAEELFGYTADEIIGKSVLQLIPEDRKNEEDYIIERIKAKESIKHFETKRLTKDNKLIDVSLTISPIKNDEGEILGVSKIARNITEKKQEERRKNDFVSIVSHELRTPLTSILLYSQVLQTKYKMKPEEIAYQISAKIETQTQKMVSMVHDFLSLARIEEGKLHIRKEVFDIKELFEEARTEAELISSNHSIKISCSETMKIFADRDKMGQVFTNLLSNAIKYSPSGGTINIGCKEKEGRILVYVSDEGIGISKNDQKNLFDRFFRAESQELGTISGFGIGLYIVAEILRSHNTEIEVKSQKGIGTIFRFYLDQHL, encoded by the coding sequence ATGAATAACCAGAAGGCAATAATGATAGAAAAAGAAAATGAAAAACTCAGAGAGAGACTTGAGGAGCTTTCTGATTTTATCGAGAATGGTTCAGTACCCTTACATAGGGTAAATGGTGACGGCATTATCATTTGGGCTAATCAAGCCGAACTTGATTTGCTAGGGTATAGCAAAGATGAGTATGTGGGCTTACCAATCAGTCAGTTTCATAATGATGCTGATGTTATTCATGAAATTCTCCATCGGTTAACACATAATGAAATCTTAAACGATTTTCCGGCGAAACTTAAATGTAAAAATGGAGGTATAAAATATGTCACCATAAGCTCAAATGCATTATTTAAAGACGGGACATTTGTACATTCTAGGTGTTTTACGAAAGATGTGACGCCTTTGATCAAAGAAGAAGAAAGGAAAAACAAACTTCTGCTTTTATTGGAAGAAAGTGAGGAACGCCTAAGGTTGGCTATTCAAGCTACCCAATTAGGAACTTGGGACTGGGATTTTGAGGAAGGTAAAATACTGTTTTCCGATCAATCAATGAAAATCATGAATCTTACTTTAGACCGATTTAATAACGAATCGATTTTAAACTTAATTCATATAGATGACCTTGCAAATGTCAATCAGACATTCAGAAATTTAATGGAAAGTAAAAGTGACAGCCATTTCGACTTTGAATGTCGCATTCTTAAATCTGATCAGTCGATAGCTTGGTTAAAAGTTCAGGGCTCAACGTATTTTACTCACGCAAAAAGCCTTCGAAGAATCATCGGTACGATGGTTGATATTACGGAATTTAAAAAAACAGAAACAAAAAATGCTGAATTGGTAGCCATAATTAATTCTTCCAATGATGCCATAGTAGGAAAAACATTGAATGGAGTAATCACAAGTTGGAACTATGCTGCAGAAGAACTGTTCGGCTATACAGCGGATGAAATTATCGGTAAGTCCGTGTTACAGCTTATTCCTGAAGACCGTAAAAATGAGGAGGACTACATCATTGAAAGAATAAAAGCGAAAGAATCTATTAAACATTTTGAAACGAAACGTCTTACCAAAGACAATAAGCTGATTGATGTTTCGCTAACGATTTCACCAATCAAAAATGATGAAGGTGAAATATTGGGTGTTTCAAAGATTGCGCGTAATATCACTGAAAAAAAACAGGAAGAAAGAAGGAAGAATGATTTTGTGTCCATAGTCAGTCATGAGCTCAGAACACCTTTAACTTCAATTTTATTATATTCTCAGGTCTTGCAAACAAAATACAAAATGAAGCCTGAGGAGATTGCTTATCAAATCAGTGCCAAAATTGAAACTCAAACCCAGAAAATGGTTTCTATGGTTCACGATTTTCTAAGCTTGGCTCGAATTGAAGAAGGAAAATTACATATACGGAAGGAAGTCTTCGACATAAAAGAATTATTTGAAGAGGCTAGAACTGAGGCAGAGCTTATAAGCTCAAATCACAGCATAAAAATATCTTGCAGCGAGACCATGAAAATTTTTGCGGATCGGGATAAAATGGGGCAGGTATTCACCAACTTGTTGTCTAACGCTATAAAATATTCGCCTTCCGGTGGTACGATCAATATAGGATGTAAAGAAAAAGAGGGGAGGATTTTGGTATATGTCAGTGATGAAGGTATCGGAATAAGCAAAAATGACCAGAAAAATTTATTTGATCGTTTTTTTAGAGCTGAAAGCCAAGAATTAGGAACCATTTCAGGATTTGGGATAGGTCTATATATCGTAGCAGAAATTCTACGCAGCCATAATACGGAAATAGAAGTGAAAAGTCAAAAGGGCATAGGGACTATTTTTCGATTTTATCTGGATCAACACCTTTAG
- a CDS encoding cyanophycinase codes for MIPIGGGEDKKESKDILSRVISETGKTNPKICLITLATDVPEKAAEVYNKVFSDLNISKISIIHYTGRKEADHQDNLKKVKECDLILFSGGKQLKLSSLLGGTDLLTLITQRYYDEPKFVLAGTSAGASAMSNTMIITGSPPEALIKGSLELTNGLDLINNVTIDTHFTQRGRIGRLIQMVACNPGILGLGLGEDTCVIIKNGMMEVVGSGLVTIIDGDDIDYTDLADIKDGEPITVEGIKVHILGPSKQFLIAERKIKMSD; via the coding sequence TTGATCCCAATAGGAGGAGGAGAGGATAAGAAGGAATCAAAAGATATCTTGAGCCGAGTTATAAGTGAAACCGGTAAGACAAACCCTAAAATATGCCTGATCACTCTTGCGACCGATGTACCGGAAAAAGCTGCAGAAGTATATAACAAAGTATTCAGTGACTTGAACATTTCAAAAATATCTATTATTCACTACACTGGTCGTAAAGAGGCAGATCATCAGGATAATTTAAAAAAAGTAAAAGAGTGCGACTTGATCTTGTTCAGTGGTGGGAAGCAGTTAAAATTGAGCAGCCTTTTAGGAGGTACTGATCTTTTGACCCTTATTACACAGCGGTATTATGATGAGCCTAAATTTGTTCTTGCGGGGACCAGTGCCGGAGCTTCCGCAATGTCGAATACAATGATTATTACCGGAAGTCCACCGGAAGCGCTTATCAAAGGTTCATTAGAGCTGACCAATGGGCTGGATCTTATCAATAATGTTACTATTGACACTCACTTTACACAACGGGGTAGGATCGGAAGGCTTATTCAAATGGTCGCTTGTAATCCGGGTATTTTAGGTCTTGGATTGGGAGAGGACACTTGTGTGATCATTAAGAATGGGATGATGGAAGTAGTAGGATCCGGGCTGGTAACAATCATTGATGGAGACGATATCGACTATACTGATCTTGCAGATATCAAAGATGGCGAACCGATTACGGTAGAAGGAATAAAAGTACATATCTTGGGTCCTTCTAAACAATTTCTTATTGCAGAACGGAAAATTAAAATGTCTGATTAA